One Polaribacter sp. KT25b DNA segment encodes these proteins:
- a CDS encoding YHYH protein has translation MKNQFIKKATLLSILFIGLVSCSSESLTDTDTTATDDTVVTELHAAFAQFNTEATDIYLSSGGTKVTIETTGLPNHESVYWGSSSSLYKDEPDVSTTPSLMTSNNNATTITVDATPNLTGSSVSTELNTIGIAVSGASIFNDQEGNGALSSAAGSLDWTGAHIGPGVYHYHLEPKAFSNDDDNLVGILLDGVFLYGRKCNTTGTYPEDLDTSGGHITTTQYTGGVEEYHYHIINELYSTTGSYIAFAGPYKGY, from the coding sequence ATGAAAAATCAATTTATTAAGAAAGCAACACTTTTATCGATATTATTTATAGGATTAGTTTCATGTAGCTCAGAAAGTTTAACGGATACAGATACAACAGCTACTGATGATACTGTCGTTACAGAATTACATGCAGCTTTTGCTCAATTTAATACAGAAGCAACAGATATTTATTTATCTAGCGGAGGTACAAAAGTAACGATAGAAACAACAGGTTTACCAAATCACGAAAGTGTGTATTGGGGTTCAAGTAGTTCATTATACAAAGATGAACCCGATGTAAGTACAACTCCATCATTAATGACTAGTAATAATAATGCTACTACTATTACTGTAGATGCAACGCCTAATTTAACAGGTAGTTCAGTTAGCACAGAGTTAAATACTATTGGTATTGCTGTAAGTGGAGCATCAATATTTAATGATCAAGAAGGAAATGGAGCTTTAAGTTCTGCTGCAGGAAGTTTAGATTGGACAGGAGCTCATATTGGGCCTGGAGTTTATCATTATCATTTAGAGCCAAAAGCTTTTTCTAATGATGATGATAATTTAGTTGGTATTTTATTAGATGGCGTTTTTCTTTACGGTAGAAAATGTAATACTACAGGAACATATCCAGAAGATTTAGATACTTCAGGCGGTCATATAACTACCACTCAATATACAGGTGGAGTAGAAGAATATCATTATCATATTATTAATGAATTATACTCAACAACAGGTTCTTATATTGCATTTGCAGGTCCATATAAAGGATATTAA